A genome region from Oenanthe melanoleuca isolate GR-GAL-2019-014 chromosome 2, OMel1.0, whole genome shotgun sequence includes the following:
- the RPL15 gene encoding 60S ribosomal protein L15, with the protein MGAYKYIQELWRKKQSDVMRFLLRVRCWQYRQLSALHRAPRPTRPDKARRLGYKAKQGYVIYRVRVRRGGRKRPVPKGATYGKPVHHGVNQLKFARSLQSVAEERAGRHCGALRVLNSYWVGEDSTYKFFEVILIDPFHKTIRRNPDTQWITKPVHKHREMRGLTSAGRKSRGLGKGHKFHHTIGGSRRAAWRRRNTLQLHRYR; encoded by the exons ATGGGTGCCTACAAGTACATCCAGGAGCTGTGGAGGAAGAAGCAGTCGGACGTGATGCGGTTCCTGCTGCGCGTGCGCTGCTGGCAGTACCGCCAGCTGTCGGCCCTGCACCGCGCCCCGCGCCCCACGCGGCCGGACAAGGCCCGCCGCCTGGGCTACAAGGCCAAGCAAG GTTACGTTATCTACCGTGTCCGTGTCCGCCGTGGTGGTCGCAAACGCCCAGTGCCCAAAGGTGCAACCTATGGCAAACCTGTGCATCATGGTGTTAACCAGCTCAAGTTTGCCCGCAGTCTTCAGTCTGTAGCAGAG GAACGTGCTGGCCGTCACTGTGGGGCTCTGAGAGTCTTGAACTCATATTGGGTGGGCGAAGATTCCACTTACAAGTTTTTTGAAGTGATCCTGATTGATCCCTTCCACAAGACCATCAGGCGGAACCCCGACACCCAATGGATCACCAAGCCCGTCCACAAGCACAGAGAGATGCGTGGGCTGACGTCAGCCGGGCGCAAGAGCCGCGGGCTGGGCAAGGGCCACAAATTCCACCACACCATCGGGGGCTCGCGCCGCGCCGCCTGGAGGAGGCGCAacaccctgcagctgcaccGCTACCGCTAG